GTTGTGTGAGAACAAGGGAGAGACATTACAATGAACTTTTATCAGCAATTACGGTGAAAGTTAGACATGAGGGCAAGAAGATGACATGACAGCCAAGTGCTATAATGACATTCTGAATGGGGGAAATCTGAGTGTTGTCAGGCCTAGTTGTTTCATTCTTACTGCATAATAAATGCATTGTGAGCGTAAAACACAGGCCTTatttcattgtctctctctgtgttatacaAGCATCGTTCATATACTAACGTATTATCCCTGTTAACAGAGCTAAACAGATGGCAGAGACGACCATGAAAAACGTCTTGCTCAAGTGGAGTTGTGAAACTCTTCAAACTCCAGTCCAACGTTGGGCTGGCAAGGCCTCCGTCCGTGTTAGTGTTGGCTTGTTTGGGTTTCCCAAGATAACATTTTCATATACAACACACCACAGGCCTGAACGGCAGACACACCCTGTGAAACTTTGACCTGGTTCTATTTAGACAAGCTATTCGGGTTGCGTTCGGGACCGTGTAACGTTGCAGAACACTCAGAAAGAAATGTGCTGGGGAGAGCAGACATGAATCTCTGTCGTGTAGAATTGAGAATCAATTCAGCTCAACACGATACATATCTATCTGCAACAATCGCTCAGATCTACACATCATCTGCAACTCTTTTACCTCTATACGACATTTCCATCTGCAAGTATTTCAACTCTACTCTCTATAAGTAGGCTGACTTTCACCACTACTCAATATATCCATCAACAACAATCTTTCAACTCTACATGTAACATTTTGGTAACAGTTTATTTTAAGTAAagttctaccaacacgtctatctgCAACAATCTTTTCCCACAGCTAATATGTGTCTCCAAAAACCTTGCCACTCAACATATCACATTTCAGAGATTTTTAACACTGAATAATAACGCTGACTGAATCCCAccctggaccaacactacccACGTCCCCCCTCTCCTGGTCTTCATCCCTGGCCAATGTGTGGAGAGCTAAAGCCTGCCCTGGGACCCGAGGCCGAACGTCTTCCACCCCCTCGGCTCCTGTCAAACCCGCTCTTCTCCTGTCTTGCCATTTTGTCTTTGTCGAATTGGAgcaaaaatgttttactttttgAGTCAGAGGCCTGGAGAGATTGCAGTCTTTATCCAGAAGTAATGTTTTGTGGAGTCACCTCTTTCTGTTGGTGTAactgctgggtgtgtgtgtgtgcgtgtgcacgcacgtgtgtgtctgtctgtctgtctgtctgtctgtctgtctgtgtgtgtgtgtgtgtgtgtgtgtgtgtgtgtgtgtgtgtgtgtgtagacagcaCTTTTGGAGTCTGAATGTCTCATCCACTCACGGACCTGATGATGGAGCCACGTGCATTTCCATTAGGAGGAAAATATCATGTGGGCTTTGAGGCATTAGATGTGTGCAGTCTGAGCAGCCGAGCCTCAAGTTGACAAAGGTCTTAACCTGAGACAAAGCTTCTAATCAGTTTTCTGTCTGGTTCAGATAGAACAGAAAAGTCTCCATAATCCAGGACCAGCAAACCAATGATAATTCCTGTTCCAGACAGTCTCGTCACACTTGCTGTGGTATAGTGGCCCTATTCCACAGCAACTAGAGTAAAAACATAAACAGCATATCATGTATTATCTGTTAAAGCATGCTATGTATTTCTTGGGAAGAATACAGAATTCCTTGCAAGTAGGCTACTATCTGTTCCATACAAGGCAGTCTATACCATTCTATTTTGATGTATTATTGAAATGATGACACTTATTATTGAAAGTGTTGTGTGCAATCCTACTGTATATCATGTCGTTGTTGGCACAGACATCCCACTCATCTACTGAGACAAAGGTCAAATCCCCATCTGGGCTGTGCATCTTCACAGCTGTCTCATATTGGAGCCTATTCTATGtacagcacaggaggttggtgtggcgccttaattggggaggacgggctcgtggtaatggatgGAGTGGATTAagaggaatggtatcaaatacatcaaacatgtggtttccagttgTTTGATTCCTTTGCATCCTCTCCGGCCATAGTTATGGGCCATCCTCCCCTCTGCAGCCTGTGGTGTACAGTAAGAGATGACATGAAACAGAACCCTTCTCTACATTCAAAATAACAGCCTAACAAATAACAGTAAAAACCTTCAGGTTTTTAACGGCCTTCGTTTCATATTCTGATGTATCTTAATAGATTTCAGTCGGCCATTTTGACAGAAGATTCCGCTATTAACTTTGTTTGGATATTGACACCCGTTCATCTATGGATTCTCATTCCCCGTAAAAAGAAAGACCAGCATCACGGGAATATGTTGCCAAGATAGGAAATATTTTATTACAGAGAAGAAAAAAACAACTTTTCTTCCAAAATATAGAAATCTGTACAACTTTCGCACAATCAATTTACATGAACTGTACAAATTTACAGCAGTTCACCACGACATACCCAAGGAAAAGAAAATGAACACAATAAAGATGTACTGACATGAAATCACAAGGTAGAGTAGACAGCTTTTCTTCTTGGGTACGCTCAGATTTTTTAAACGTTTTTCTTGTTTTGTAAGTTGAAAAAAACAAAGGATAAGTCTATCAGTACAGGGCATGGAAACTGATATTTCTTTTACCAAAACAGATTGGTCCTTGCCAACACTCCCATCACAAATGGCTTCACTTACGAAAATAGTTATCCGTGTTAAAACTAGGAAATGCAAAAGAAATACATCtaaacacctcaaaacaaatgaTTGGCACTTCCCATTGTGTAATGTTATGCATGTATTCTACCATATGGCGTACAATAGCAATAGATTCTAGAATATGTAAAACACCCTAAATGTGAAAGTGGCAATAATTCTAAAATCATTGATGAATCATTGATGACTATTCCCTTCCCGTTTCACGTCTTAACATGCACAGCTTTTCCAGAAGGGTTTTTATTGAATGTCCCAGGCTTTTCCAGAAGGGTTTTTATTGAATGTCCCAGGCTTTTCCAGAAGGGTTTTTATTGAATGTCCCAGGCTTTTCCAGAAGGGTTTTTATTGAATGTCCCAGGCTTGTCTAGAAGGGTTTTTATTGAATGTCCCAGGCTTTTCCAGAAGGGTTTTTATTGAATGTCCCAGGCTTGTCTAGAAGGGTTTTTATTGAATGTCCCAGGCTTTTCCAGAAGGGTTTTTATTGAATGTCCCAGGCTTGTCTAGAAGGGTTTTTATTGAATGTCCCAGGCTTTTCCAGAAGGGTTTTTATTGAATGTCCCAGGCTTTTCCAGAAGGGTTTTTATTGAATGTCCCAGGCTTGTCTAGAAGGGTTTTTATTGAATGTCCCAGGCTTTTCCAGAAGGGTTTTTATTGAATGTCCCAGGCTTGTCTAGAAGGGTTTTTATTGAATGTCCCAGGCTTTTCCAGAAGGGTTTTTATTGAATGTCCCAGGCTTGTCTAGAAGGGTTTTTATTGAATGTCCCAGGCTTTTCCAGAAGGGTTTTTATTGAATGTCCGAGGCCTGAGTTTGGTAATACATTCCAGAAGAGACTCCTCGCATCTCAAAAACGTCACAACTTCAACTTGACATATTTAGTGCATTTTATGTGCTATTACCTCCGACTATTCAAAAACACTTTTCACAACGTTTCTGAAACCTATGTGCGCAAAGGCTGAATGGATGCATTTACAGATCCGATATTGTGGACTAAATCAAATTGTTTTGGTGGTGGTGTTACTGTTGAGAAAGAGATCAAACAATTTCGGCATTGTTTCCTTTTTGGTAGGTCTAAAAATGAAGTCAAATAGATGATCGGGATAGATGATCAGACTAGGGCGAAAGGGAGGGGGGGGATGAGATGCTACCTCTGTGACGTTAAAATACATATAGCAAAAAGAGGGACAACTTGCTACGTCTGAAACACAGACCAATCTCATAACAACATCGATAGCTGGCATAATCGAAGCAATAGAGGAGCTGCAAGGTTTTTAAAAAGCTGGTTTTCAACCACAACAACAAAGCTCTGGGCTACTCTCTCAGACATGTCCATCTGGTTCATGTGGAGACACTGCTTTTTCCACAGATTGCTGAAGGAGCAccaggagaaatggagagaggggggacagtgaggaggaggggtggatgggggaggATAGGGTGTGCAGTGCATCAACAACCACAGATCCATTACCCATGATCCTCTGTGCTTAGGGAGCTTAAAGCAGCACATGTAGGTCTGATGGGCTGGTGCCCAGCCTGGCCAGCTTAGCGGCTAAAAGCCCCGAAACCCCACAGCCTGTCacatcgtctgtctgtctgtctgcagcgtGACCAACCAGGAGTGAGCTACAGGACGACTGACACCACCATCGTCCTATTGCACCCATGTAAACTAGTTCAGTGCTCAGCCTAAGAAACAAAGAAACTTGGACTGTGTACTGTCACTTCCTATCCTTTGACTCCTCTTTGTTTCCTGTCTCTATGTGGGCTCCCAGTGCAGACGGAGTGCGCTGAGTGCATGTGCTGGCTTTGCTCTCCACCGCCAAGAGGGGGTTGGTTGGGTGGAGGTTAGtttagagggggccggagggattGTAGCTGCCCTGGACGAGAGTATCCGGCCCTGGCCCCCGCACCACCTCATTCCCTCCCCTGGGGCGAGGAAAGGTGATATGTGTTACTGCTAGCTCCGTACTGCTATTGGGGGGAGGGGATTGGCTGGTTGGTTAGCTGGCTGAGGGTGATATGTGGCACCAGAGGGGCTTCTTGTGTCTGTCTGCCCTGACAGGCACACCTCCAGAGAGGGTCCACCAGCACCTCGAACCAGGCTGGCTAACATTACGCTGGTTCTCTCTCGGTTCTCCAGAGAATGGCTCATAGGTGTAACATAGAAGTCCTACGTTGGGCAACGCACCCCTCATCCAAACTGAGAGACAGAAGAAAGGAGAGGTGTTGAAAGCCTTGGACCCAGTCAGGGGCGTACAGACTTCCCTTTGGCTACACTCACACACCCCTCGACAGCTGCAGAGAGATCTATCAGAGTTCTATAAGTGTCTCAAAttgccatctgtgtgtgtgtgtgtgtgtgtgtcggggggggggggcttcCGAGAAAAGTGCCTTACAAACGGACAACAGACGCCTAACCTGTCACAAACCGCACCTACCTACCAACACCTGAACGGATCTGAATGAAATGCTTACAGTGTGAAATCTTTTTAAAACCTTCAGTTACTCTCCCCAATTCTATAGAGTGGGGTCTAGCCTGACGTAAGAGCTGTGAGTAATTTACCAAAGAAAAGGAGCTCATGAAAGATGACATTGGAACAAATGGAATGAAGATGGTTTTCTCTAGAAGTACACATCCCACACAATCTAAATGTCAAAAGTGCATTCAATGTCATTTCTTCTGACAGGGCcacaacaaccaaaacaaacgaTCCAGATTTTGGTGAGAATATAGTGCCACCTATGCTACACTTTGAATTTGGAGAGGGCCAAAGGTcagggtggggatggagggatataaaCAAAACGAGAACTTGATTGTGAATTTCAAACCAACATTCATCGAAGGGGGAGGGGACAAATACCCAGCCCTCCCCAGAAAGCTACACATACATGGTTGGGGGTGTTGGTGGGGTGCGCTGTGACACATTACTGTCCTTAGCAACAGGTGTCACAGCGTATTCCACTGCACTTCCATATGGAGGGGGAGGGGCTTCCTGAAGCTTGACGCTGGTATATGGGGCAGCCTCTGGGGGTAAAGAAATACCCTATGGTCCAAAAACTGGGTTTTAGAAGAAAATGACTTAGAGCGTTTCCCCAGAGACTGCCCTAGAAACAGGCACAGTCCGGACCTCAGCCCCTTAACTTCCTTCCTAGACAGGAAGTACACCAATAACAACAGGAAGTAGATAAAAGGCTGAAATTCAACGGTATGGTTCTTGACAGCAGTTCCTTGAAGCTTTTGAGAGGGTGGTGGGGACATGGTACCCACTGTAACCACGTGGAGAAGAAAGTGCAAAGTCAACAATGATAGACCGGTGGGAAAAAAAACAAAAAGCAGCCCCTTCTCTGCGCTGTTTCTCTGTTCGGTTTCTTGGTTTGTTTTAGCTGCCCCCAACAGCTCCACGCTCCACACAGTCCTCTCCGCGGGGAAAAAAACGAAGCCTCCGGTAGAtcccacaacacaacataacagacTATGGAGCGAGGAAGGAGAAAGAAATATCAAACCTACAAGGTTTCACCTGGACGATAGGCCACATCCTCTGCCTTTTCTCctccttttttttctctttttcatttcatttctttTTAGCTTTAAAAAGGTTCGCCATCGACCAACTAGGGCGAAACCCACGACCCGACGTGGCGGGTGGCAGCCCTTAGCTGGACATAGTCATCATGTTGTAGGCTTTGGAAGGGCTGGTCCTACCCAGCATCCCCGCCGCCTCCTTGCAGCTGATGTGACTGTCCACCATGGGGGTCGAGGTGACCGCACTGCCTCCCGATGGCGCCGGGGCCACCGGCTGGGACTCGTAGAGCACGCAGATGGAGCCGTCCTCGCCGATGCGGTAGGACACCTCGAAGGGGTCCACCCAGAGGGTGAGCTCACTAGGCAGCAGCAGGTAGAGCTGATTGATGGTCAGGCCGATGCGCTGGCCTGCCTGCCCCACCAGGGGATCCATCTTGTGATTGATGCGGATGCAGCGGTAGCCCGAGCCCTTGCATGGCCTGTCGGGGAACCAGTGGTGCTTGTATTGCtctgtggagaaagagagaggaggttattATCAGGTTACCATGAGTTTCATCATCATTGGATCACTATTAGGTTACCATGGTATTGCTTGTATTGCCAAAAAAGGGCACAGGGGGTAACTGTTGTTCTTCGGTTACCCTATAGTAGAGCCTGTGTAGTTCTGTAtgaggagacaagagagagagggggagaaagaaagagggatagaTGTAAGAGATGCTGTCTGGTGTTTACAGGTGAGAGCCAGTAAGCTAAATCTCTGCTACTTTCAGACGTCTATCTGAGGGAGAAGCGGGGAGCAAAGCTGTCTGCACCTGAACAGCCTTAgttcctagtgtgtgtgtgtgtgtgtgttatgcgaGATAAGGATGCATGTGCTTTGATAAACATTGAATAAGGTCATAAATTGGGACATAAATGTGATTAATAGCATGATAATAACTGTATGAGGCATAGTTGGATTTTAAGTAATTGTATTGCAAATCAAACTATaatcatgttttattttattatagAGTTGCTGGAGTCTAAGGTAATACTGGTTTATGATGTTCTAAGCACACATAACTAATCTATCACTGTTATGGATTACTTACAGGTAATAAATGACATGATTCCATGGAAAATGGAAGGAAAAAACGATTGTTTATGTTTTACTGTATTAAACACCCCCCCAATAATGATTATGGAAAAGTAACGTTGCTTTAGATTGTCTTTTGATTGAATAAATGTTTTATTCCTTTGTAGGTAATACATGACTCCATTGGAATATCTTATCTGCTTTTTTATCTGATATTTCTATTACCATGATATAATGACCAACTATTTATATTGGTATTTGGGTTACATGATATAATGACCAACTATTTAGCACAATACTGTAAGTTTCCACttgctaatgtgtgtgtgtgtgtggtatgtgtgtgtaaaaCAGACTGCAGACAGGGGCAGGCTTTGTTGTAGCGCAGTAATAAATCATAAGTCTGCTTATGGGGCTGATAAGCAGCAATAAACTGTTTGTCGCTCTGTAACCGGAGACTACgtgacacacagcagagagagagagagagaagtttgaTTGCACAATCCCCTTCTGGCCGAGTGGCACAAAGTCCTCCATCAAACAGAGCGGAGCTGAACAACAACACTGAGGTGGTGAAGTCCTGGCCAGCAATCTGGGCTGGAGAACTCCCCCTCTTAAAGCCACACCGTCCCTTTAAATATGACCAGTGTGTCCACATAACCGTTGGTGATTCACTGTgatatcattcatatggtatatCTAAAGGGGCGTTAAGTGACAAACTAGgctggaagaagagagagagaaaataggtcACATTACTCATTTTAAGGAGAACACGAGAAAGAGAAGAGTTCTCATTCCTTCCCCGTTAACTCATCTTAGAAGACGCGCATGACTGCTGCTTTCATAGTATAATAGTAGCCTAACGGGGAAGAATTAAATTAGAAAACTGCTTCTCAGAAGTCTAAATTAACCTAACATCTCTAACAATACTCACATTTactgtgtcttgtgtgtgtttgtatatatactgtatgtatgtgtgctcAATATGCATCTATGTGTGCGTGTGATACCAATCATCCTATTTTCTCCACTTAAGACTCCTCAGTATCGAGTTACCCCATTGGTGCATGGTGACTAAACTGGctgtgctgcctgcctgtctgtttgcCTGTGGAAAGCCTCTGAACTAGGCCAGAGCCCGGAGAACACCTGTCCTGCACAACACCCCTGGTAGATAATGTCTCCTTTGTGTTATCAGTAGAACTCTGTGTACTGCACCCTAATGGAGGCCTTGGCACTCGTGAAAAAGCACCAGGCAGCTACGATGGGGCTGATCTTTTGCACCACAAAAGAAACGAGGCCTCTGAGAACGGAGGGGCCTATTCTAAAACCAGGGAACGGATGAGTTTCAACTATATATTTTAAATAAAGTAGTTTTCCAGTGCTTCTTTAAAGCCAAGTGCTCTAAGGATATTATGTGGCAATAAAATGTGTGGAGGCTTTTTATCAAATACACATTTGGCTTTGTTTGGGGCATTATTGGGTGATTTCCACTGgtctgtggtggtgtggttggggGAATTATGGCAGTTTCAGATTGGGTAACTGCTCAAACCTTGGTTAAGCAGGTGACTGGTAAACAGGAAGTCCAAATGGTTTACTAACTAGTTAGACAATGAGCAGTTTCAATGTGGATATTTAGAGCAAGTCCCCTTCTCCCCCATATAAACAACGCCTGTTTattgaacacacagacacaataagCTGTGATAATGAAGCTGTAAGCAACAGTGAGATGGCTGGCCTACTTCAGCAGCGGCAGGGGGGGCTTCACAGAGTTGTTTATGTCACTCGGGAAGACGAATGAAAAATGGGGGTGAAGGAGGAAGACGGCCACTTCACAAAGTCGCTTTGCAACTTGTTTAATTAGATAATGTCCTTCCTACACCCCTCCCCCTATGAAATCCTCTTCCAGCCCCACCGCTACCAACCCCCCACTTACCCTCTGACGGCGGCCATTTTGCTCCGTCTGCCTTCAACTTTGGCTGTTTACAAACTGGAGCTATGCTCAAGACTAGTTTCCACTCACTTTCTATGCTAATCCTGCACAAACAAAGCCACTTCCATGGAAAATGTTTAGTTGAAAATAGCGTAAACGAAAGAGTTTGTTGAATAGAAATAAACAAGTATGTAACCTGATATGCTAAATGTGTAGCCCACATCCAAAACGGCTCTAAAATTATATGAATTTGAACGTGAATGGCTTTGCAGATGACACAGCTGTTGCAAAACATGTTCAAATTGAGGTCATGGTGTAGGTGTTCAGTGTTTAGAGGGACAGACACTTGGTGTTAACTGGCAGACCAATGCCAGGTTTAGACTGTGTATATTTACAACAGGAAATATAAATAAAACATAATTTCAGTGGTTTCTACAAAAAAGGATGCCAATAATGCATAGTATAGTGGCTGTGTCGATCAATGTATGTGTCCTTATTACAGAGTTAACGTTATT
This DNA window, taken from Oncorhynchus nerka isolate Pitt River linkage group LG23, Oner_Uvic_2.0, whole genome shotgun sequence, encodes the following:
- the LOC115122586 gene encoding protein BTG1-like, which produces MHTLCARGTMKPEISAAVGFLSRFLRIKGHVNDRQLQSFSASLQDILSEQYKHHWFPDRPCKGSGYRCIRINHKMDPLVGQAGQRIGLTINQLYLLLPSELTLWVDPFEVSYRIGEDGSICVLYESQPVAPAPSGGSAVTSTPMVDSHISCKEAAGMLGRTSPSKAYNMMTMSS